A window of Cucurbita pepo subsp. pepo cultivar mu-cu-16 chromosome LG06, ASM280686v2, whole genome shotgun sequence contains these coding sequences:
- the LOC111797616 gene encoding uncharacterized serine-rich protein C215.13 yields the protein MVTSSSSSKTRSSGPVLRSHSPGGRFCNSSSLSSSMSAFASSTSSNFYSSTSTFRDDDHRGFRSHHHQPRSTSPSRVNVYSSPSLTPSVRFFIDNRSSSPNRSAIVSRKNRPVSNVKRTCMCSPTTHPGSFRCSLHKNVSSSGSHSQSASFPSTRLNMWRSAMANSIVRIGGVEGELVKRALTTLIRPSSHQQRRRASFQPRSSRLSVMSKADDA from the coding sequence ATGgtgacttcttcttcttcctcgaaAACCAGATCCAGCGGCCCGGTGCTCCGATCACACTCGCCGGGCGGCCGGTTCTGCAACTCTTCTTCCTTGTCTTCTTCTATGTCCGCGTTTGCTTCATCTACTAGTTCAAACTTTTACTCGTCTACTTCTACTTTTCGTGATGATGACCATCGTGGTTTTCGTAGCCATCATCATCAACCTCGATCCACCTCTCCTAGCCGTGTCAATGTTTATTCATCTCCTTCTCTTACTCCTTCTGTCCGTTTCTTCATTGATAACCGTTCGAGTTCACCAAATCGATCGGCTATCGTTTCCAGGAAGAATCGACCGGTGTCTAATGTCAAGAGGACTTGTATGTGCTCTCCGACGACGCATCCAGGCTCGTTCCGGTGCAGTCTTCATAAGAACGTCTCGAGCAGCGGCAGCCATAGCCAGTCGGCGTCGTTTCCTTCAACCAGGTTGAATATGTGGAGATCGGCCATGGCGAACTCGATCGTACGAATCGGCGGCGTGGAAGGAGAATTGGTGAAACGAGCATTGACAACTCTGATTCGACCTTCTTCACACCAGCAGAGGAGGAGAGCATCATTTCAACCTAGATCTAGTCGGCTCTCGGTCATGTCCAAAGCGGACGATGCTTGA
- the LOC111796512 gene encoding uncharacterized protein LOC111796512, producing MINLSAMIAAILILFLSFINEGFGAGSCSLDTINIGTQRSGRVIGGQPEWNVQVINNCDCPQKQIVLSCPGFQTVEPVDPSIVSKQGDACLLINGGIVQPGSSVQFSYAWDPPFILFPRFSVSQCHT from the exons ATGATCAACCTCTCCGCCATGATTGCAGCAATCCTCATCCTATTCCTAAGTTTCATCAATGAAG GGTTTGGTGCTGGAAGCTGCAGTTTGGACACCATTAACATAGGAACACAGAGAAGTGGAAGGGTGATTGGGGGCCAACCTGAATGGAACGTGCAAGTGATTAACAACTGCGATTGTCCTCAGAAGCAGATCGTCTTGTCCTGCCCAGGGTTTCAGACTGTTGAACCTGTTGATCCATCGATTGTGTCAAAGCAAGGGGACGCTTGCCTGCTCATAAATGGAGGAATTGTTCAGCCTGGTTCTTCAGTTCAATTTTCCTATGCTTGGGATCCCCCTTTCATCTTGTTCCCTCGTTTCTCTGTTTCTCAGTGTCATACCTGA
- the LOC111797590 gene encoding cysteine--tRNA ligase, chloroplastic/mitochondrial-like isoform X2, whose translation MRYLHCLSPSVEPRVSDHMPQIIDMIKQILDNGYAYRVDGDVYFNVDKFPEYGLLSGRKLEDNRAGERVAVDSRKKNPADFALWKSAKEGEPFWASPWGPGRPGWHIECSAMSAAYLGYSFDIHGGGMDLVFPHHENEIAQSCAACRTSNISYWVHNGFVTIDSEKMSKSLGNFFTIRQVIDLYHPLALRLFLLGTHYRSPINYSDLLLESASDRIFYIYQTLDDCRTVISQQNESSLRSSIPPSLVEEINKFYNVFLTSMSDDIHTPVVLAALSDPLKIINDLLHTRKGKKQEFRMESLAALEKMIGNVLSILGLMPASYSEALQQLKEKALTRAKMTNEQVVQKIEERNAARKNKEYEKSDTIRTDLAAVGIALMDGPNGTTWRPTVPLALQDDHPL comes from the exons ATGAGGTATCTTCATTGCTTGTCTCCTTCAGTTGAACCCCGAGTTTCGGACCACATGCCCCAGATCATTGACATGATAAAGCAG ATTCTTGATAATGGGTATGCCTATCGTGTCGATGGTGATGTGTACTTTAATGTGGACAAATTTCCAGAATATGGCCTATTGTCTGGGCGAAAATTAGAGGATAATCGAGCTGGAGAGCGGGTTGCTGTGGACTCCAGGAAGAAAAACCCGGCTGATTTTGCTTTATGGAAG TCTGCAAAGGAGGGGGAGCCATTTTGGGCGAGTCCCTGGGGTCCTGGGAGGCCTGGATGGCATATAGAGTGCAGTGCCATGAGTGCAGCTTATCTAGGGTATTCTTTTGATATACATGGTGGAGGGATGGATCTTGTCTTTCCCCACCATGAAAACGAAATAGCTCAGAGCTGTGCCGCTTGCAGAACGAGTAATATAAGCTACTGGGTCCATAATGGTTTTGTGACTATTGACTCGGAGAAAATGTCTAAATCTCTTGGGAACTTTTTCACCATTCGGCAG GTCATAGATCTTTACCATCCACTGGCTTTGAGGCTTTTTTTGTTGGGGACACATTATCGTTCTCCAATCAACTACTCTGATTTACTGCTCGAAAGTGCTTCGGATCGCATTTTTTACATCTATCAG ACTCTTGATGACTGTAGAACTGTTATTAGCCAGCAAAATGAATCAAGTTTGAGGAGTTCCATCCCTCCGAGTTTGGTGGAAGAAATCAACAAATTCTACAACGTTTTCCTGACCTCGATGTCCGATGATATTCACACGCCTGTGGTTTTAGCAGCATTATCGGATCCGTTGAAAATTATCAATGATTTGTTACATACTCGCAAG GGAAAGAAGCAGGAATTTCGAATGGAATCTCTTGCAGCTCTGGAGAAGATGATAGGAAATGTGTTGTCCATCTTAGGGCTGATGCCTGCAAGTTACTCCGAG GCTCTGCAACAGCTGAAGGAAAAGGCCTTAACGCGCGCAAAGATGACGAACGAACAAGTTGTACAGAAGATAGAAGAAAGGAATGCAGCAAGAAAGAATAAGGAGTATGAAAAGTCTGATACAATCAGGACTGATCTAGCTGCTGTTGGAATTGCTCTAATGGATGGCCCTAATGGAACAACTTGGAGACCAACTGTTCCTCTTGCACTTCAAGACGACCACCCGCTTTAG
- the LOC111797590 gene encoding cysteine--tRNA ligase, chloroplastic/mitochondrial-like isoform X1, with product MASLLKFYSPLSFTRFSPVSISQAIFRRAHRHSHFPFFKPARCFACFTSSPSSSQPPVSAQNHKEIGGVRHESSSSELWLHNTMSRKKEVFKPKVEGKVGMYVCGVTAYDLSHIGHARVYVTFDVLYRYLRHLGYEVLYVRNFTDVDDKIIARANELGEDPLDLSRRYCEEFCQDMRYLHCLSPSVEPRVSDHMPQIIDMIKQILDNGYAYRVDGDVYFNVDKFPEYGLLSGRKLEDNRAGERVAVDSRKKNPADFALWKSAKEGEPFWASPWGPGRPGWHIECSAMSAAYLGYSFDIHGGGMDLVFPHHENEIAQSCAACRTSNISYWVHNGFVTIDSEKMSKSLGNFFTIRQVIDLYHPLALRLFLLGTHYRSPINYSDLLLESASDRIFYIYQTLDDCRTVISQQNESSLRSSIPPSLVEEINKFYNVFLTSMSDDIHTPVVLAALSDPLKIINDLLHTRKGKKQEFRMESLAALEKMIGNVLSILGLMPASYSEALQQLKEKALTRAKMTNEQVVQKIEERNAARKNKEYEKSDTIRTDLAAVGIALMDGPNGTTWRPTVPLALQDDHPL from the exons ATGGCTTCCCTCCTTAAGTTCTACAGCCCATTATCGTTCACTCGATTCTCCCCAGTTTCAATCTCTCAGGCGATTTTCCGCAGAGCTCACCGCCATTCTCATTTTCCATTCTTCAAGCCTGCGAGATGTTTCGCTTGTTTCACTTCTTCTCCGAGCTCATCTCAGCCCCCGGTCAGTGCGCAGAACCACAAAGAAATCGGCGGCGTTAGACATGAGAGTTCCTCGTCGGAACTGTGGCTGCACAATACAATGAGTAGGAAGAAGGAGGTGTTCAAGCCCAAGGTAGAAGGCAAAGTAGGCATGTATGTGTGCGGTGTCACTGCCTATGATCTCAGCCATATCGGCCATGCGCGTGTTTATGTTACATTCGATGTTCTCTACAG ATATTTGAGGCATTTGGGATACGAAGTTCTTTATGTTCGCAATTTCACCGATGTGGATGACAAA ATAATTGCTAGAGCAAATGAGTTGGGGGAAGATCCGCTTGATTTAAGTAGACGTTACTGTGAAGAATTCTGTCAGGATATGAGGTATCTTCATTGCTTGTCTCCTTCAGTTGAACCCCGAGTTTCGGACCACATGCCCCAGATCATTGACATGATAAAGCAG ATTCTTGATAATGGGTATGCCTATCGTGTCGATGGTGATGTGTACTTTAATGTGGACAAATTTCCAGAATATGGCCTATTGTCTGGGCGAAAATTAGAGGATAATCGAGCTGGAGAGCGGGTTGCTGTGGACTCCAGGAAGAAAAACCCGGCTGATTTTGCTTTATGGAAG TCTGCAAAGGAGGGGGAGCCATTTTGGGCGAGTCCCTGGGGTCCTGGGAGGCCTGGATGGCATATAGAGTGCAGTGCCATGAGTGCAGCTTATCTAGGGTATTCTTTTGATATACATGGTGGAGGGATGGATCTTGTCTTTCCCCACCATGAAAACGAAATAGCTCAGAGCTGTGCCGCTTGCAGAACGAGTAATATAAGCTACTGGGTCCATAATGGTTTTGTGACTATTGACTCGGAGAAAATGTCTAAATCTCTTGGGAACTTTTTCACCATTCGGCAG GTCATAGATCTTTACCATCCACTGGCTTTGAGGCTTTTTTTGTTGGGGACACATTATCGTTCTCCAATCAACTACTCTGATTTACTGCTCGAAAGTGCTTCGGATCGCATTTTTTACATCTATCAG ACTCTTGATGACTGTAGAACTGTTATTAGCCAGCAAAATGAATCAAGTTTGAGGAGTTCCATCCCTCCGAGTTTGGTGGAAGAAATCAACAAATTCTACAACGTTTTCCTGACCTCGATGTCCGATGATATTCACACGCCTGTGGTTTTAGCAGCATTATCGGATCCGTTGAAAATTATCAATGATTTGTTACATACTCGCAAG GGAAAGAAGCAGGAATTTCGAATGGAATCTCTTGCAGCTCTGGAGAAGATGATAGGAAATGTGTTGTCCATCTTAGGGCTGATGCCTGCAAGTTACTCCGAG GCTCTGCAACAGCTGAAGGAAAAGGCCTTAACGCGCGCAAAGATGACGAACGAACAAGTTGTACAGAAGATAGAAGAAAGGAATGCAGCAAGAAAGAATAAGGAGTATGAAAAGTCTGATACAATCAGGACTGATCTAGCTGCTGTTGGAATTGCTCTAATGGATGGCCCTAATGGAACAACTTGGAGACCAACTGTTCCTCTTGCACTTCAAGACGACCACCCGCTTTAG
- the LOC111796579 gene encoding ER membrane protein complex subunit 7 homolog has translation MRSQVFILLLSLQLFFSLLSPSHAISPGSGDGYTIYGRVKISRNALKEYGLPGKISNIKVILNGGQRVTFLRPDGYFSFYNVPAGTHLLEVAALGYLFSPVRVDVSARNPGKVQAALTENRRALSELVLEPLRDEEYYEIREPFSIMSVVKSPMGLMVGFMLIVVFLMPKLMENIDPEEMRRAQEEMRNQGVPTLSSLLPGAGQSS, from the exons ATGCGATCTCAAGTTTTCATTCTCTTGCTTTCACTCCAATTATTCTTCTCTCTGTTATCTCCGTCGCATGCGATTTCCCCTGG GTCCGGCGATGGATACACTATCTATGGTCGGGTGAAAATTTCAA GGAACGCACTTAAAGAATATGGACTTCCtggaaaaatatcaaacattaaaGTCATACTTAATGGTGGACAAAGAGTTACCTTCCTGAGGCCCGATGGATACTTTTCATT CTATAATGTGCCAGCAGGAACCCATCTGCTTGAAGTGGCTGCATTGGGCTATTTATTTTCTCCC GTTCGAGTTGATGTGAGTGCCAGAAACCCAGGTAAGGTTCAGGCAGCCCTAACAGAGAACAGGCGGGCATTGAGTGAGCTTGTTTTAGAGCCTTTAAGGGATGAAGAGTATTATGAG ATTCGGGAACCGTTCTCCATAATGTCTGTTGTGAAAAGTCCTATGGGTCTGATGGTGGGATTCATGCTAATTGTTGTATTCCTGATGCCCAAGTTAATGGAGAACATAG ATCCTGAAGAAATGAGGAGAGCACAAGAAGAAATGAGGAACCAAGGCGTCCCAACCTTATCAAGCTTGCTACCTGGGGCTGGCCAGAGCAGCTAA
- the LOC111796487 gene encoding uncharacterized vacuolar membrane protein YML018C-like — translation MGWRYKAGLFLIVTVVIIWVTSAEVTQDIFTAYKQPFAITYLGASLMVVYLPIAFLKDWFCNLVKNHSSKSGKNAESFGETCALKHSGADTNLDVELQGSFTRKDSDADFSTHAEEESPLVSRNKDDPYILKQEKELTNKEIAAYGFYIAPIWFVTEYLSNAALARTSVASTTVLSSTSGLFTLFIGAALGQDSLNMVKVVAVFVSMAGVVMTTLGKTWAADESQLTASDNEHSLIGDLFGLLSAVSYGLFTVLLKKFAGEEGERVDVQKLFGYIGLFTLVTLWWLVWPLTALGIEPKFSIPHSLRTEEVVLANGFIGSVLSDYFWALCVVWTTPLVATLGMSLTIPLAMLADMLIHGRHYSAVYILGSTQVFAGFVIANLSGWFSKKLGL, via the exons ATGGGTTGGAGGTATAAGGCTGGATTGTTCCTCATAGTGACTGTTGTGATTATATGGGTAACCTCTGCCGAAGTGACTCAG GACATTTTTACCGCTTATAAGCAGCCTTTTGCCATAACATACCTCGGAGCTTCTCTCATGGTAGTTTACCTCCCAATAGCATTCCTTAAGGATTGGTTTTGTAATTTGGTAAAAAACCACTCTTCTAAAAGTGGTAAAAATGCAGAAAGCTTCGGTGAGACTTGTGCTCTAAAACACAGTGGAGCGGACACAAACTTGGATGTGGAACTTCAGGGGAGTTTCACTAGAAAAGACAGTGATGCTGATTTTTCAACTCATGCTGAAGAAGAAAGCCCCCTGGTTTCTAGAAACAAAGATGATCCATATATATTGAAACAAGAGAAAGAGCTTACTAACAAGGAAATTGCTGCATATGGATTTTACATTGCCCCCATCTGGTTTGTAACCGAG TATCTATCAAATGCTGCACTTGCACGGACGAGTGTCGCCAGTACAACAGTTCTATCCTCTACTTCTGGACTTTTTACTCTGTTCATTGGTGCTGCTCTTGGCCAAGATTCATTAAATATGGTCAAAGTCGTTGCTGTCTTTGTCAGTATGGCTGGTGTTGTTATGACAACGCTCGGTAAAACTTGGGCTGCTGATGAGTCACAACTAACTGCTTCCGA CAACGAACACTCTCTCATTGGAGATCTTTTTGGTTTACTCTCGGCTGTGTCGTATGGGCTATTTACCG TGCTTCTCAAGAAGTTTGCtggtgaagaaggagaaagggTTGATGTGCAAAAATTGTTTGGATACATTGGTCTTTTCACACTCGTTACACTTTGGTGGCTAG TTTGGCCATTGACAGCCTTGGGAATAGAACCCAAGTTTTCGATTCCTCACTCTCTTAGAACAGAAGAAGTCGTTCTCGCTAACGGGTTTATCGGAAGCGTACTTTCTGATTACTTCTG GGCACTCTGCGTCGTTTGGACTACACCACTGGTGGCAACGTTGGGCATGTCGCTCACCATACCGCTTGCGATGTTGGCTGACATGTTGATCCATGGTCGTCACTACTCAGCGGTTTACATCCTTGGCTCGACCCAG GTATTTGCAGGATTTGTTATCGCCAATCTTTCGGGATGGTTCTCAAAGAAGCTGGGGTTGTAG
- the LOC111797328 gene encoding synaptotagmin-4-like → MSFFSGIFLGVVVGVLLIIALARVGNIRAKHRSDLAKTIAAFARMTAQDSRKILPKEFYPSWVVFTQRQKLNWLNHQLDKIWPYVDEAASELIRSNVEPVLEQFRPAVLSSLKFSKLTLGTVAPHFTGIAVLEDELEPNGITLELEMQWDGNPNIVLDIKTKLGVSLPVQVKDVAFTGLFRLIFKPLVDEFPCFGALCYSLRKKKNLDFKLKIVGGDISSIPGVSDAIEETIRDAIEGTITWPVRMIVPIIAGDYSDLEVKPVGTLEVKLVQAKELTNKDIIGKSDPYAVLFVRPLKERMKTSKTINNQLNPIWNEHFDFIVEDASTQHLTIRVFDDEGVQASELIGCAQVALKDLEPGKVKDVWLKLLKDLDIQRDNKNRGQVHLELLYYPFGTDTGRHKNPFNPDYALTSVEKVLKTAPTGSEDAGSRKPSSPKKRDTIVRGVLSVTVIAAEDLPAVDYMGKADPYVVLIMKKSETKVKTRVVHDTLNPVWNQTFDFLVEDALHDMLMVELWDHDTFGKDKLGRVIMTLTRAILEGEIQDCYPLEGAKSGRIYLNLKWAAQPLFRDN, encoded by the exons ATGTCGTTCTTTTCTGGTATCTTCCTCGGCGTTGTTGTCGGAGTTTTACTGATTATCGCTCTTGCTCGCGTCGGGAATATACGTGCCAAGCATCGCTCCGATTTG GCTAAGACTATTGCAGCATTTGCAAGGATGACGGCACAGGATTCGAGAAAAATTCTCCCCAAGGAGTTTTATCCGTCGTGGGTTGTATTTACGCAGCGACAAAAG TTAAATTGGCTCAATCATCAGCTAGATAAAATCTGGCCATATGTCGACGAG GCAGCATCGGAGCTGATAAGGAGCAATGTGGAGCCGGTTCTCGAACAATTTCGACCGGCTGTACTATCTTCTTTGAAGTTCTCAAAGTTGACCCTTGGCACTGTCGCTCCACATTTTACAG GAATTGCTGTGCTTGAAGACGAGCTAGAACCTAATGGAATAACTTTGGAGTTGGAGATGCAGTGGGATGGTAATCCAAACATTGTTCTTGACATCAAAACTAAACTCGGCGTTTCTTTACCAGTACAG GTAAAAGATGTTGCATTCACAGGGCTTTTCAGATTAATATTCAAGCCATTGGTTGATGAGTTTCCTTGCTTTGGAGCATTGTGTTATTCTCTAAGGAAAAAG AAAAATCTTGATTTTAAGCTTAAGATTGTTGGTGGAGACATATCATCTATTCCTGGGGTTTCTGATGCTATTGAG GAAACAATTCGAGATGCTATCGAAGGTACCATAACGTGGCCGGTTCGGATGATTGTGCCCATCATAGCAGGAGATTATAG cGACTTAGAGGTAAAGCCTGTTGGAACATTAGAAGTGAAGCTGGTGCAGGCAAAGGAATTAACCAATAAAGACATTATAGGAAAGTCGGATCCTTATGCTGTGCTGTTTGTACGGCCATTGAAAGAGAGAATGAAAACAAGTAAAACCATT AATAATCAATTGAATCCAATATGGAATGAGCACTTTGATTTCATTGTTGAAGATGCATCTACTCAGCACTTGACTATAAGAGTTTTTGACGACGAGGGAGTTCAGGCATCTGAACTTATTGGCTGCGCTCAAGTAGCATTGAAGGATCTCGAGCCTGGTAAAGTGAAGGATGTTTGGTTGAAGCTGCTCAAAGATTTGGACATCCAAAGAGATAACAAAAACAGGGGTCAG GTGCATTTGGAGCTTCTTTACTATCCTTTCGGCACTGATACGGGCCGCCATAAAAACCCATTTAACCCAGATTATGCATTGACCTCAGTGGAGAAGGTTCTAAAGACGGCTCCAACTGGCTCAGAAGATGCAGGTTCTAGAAAACCAAGCTCCCCAAAGAAGAGGGATACGATTGTAAGAGGAGTGCTATCTGTGACAGTAATAGCTGCTGAAGATTTGCCTGCTGTAGATTACATGGGGAAAGCCGACCCTTATGTCGTACTGATTATGAAGAAATCCGAGACCAAGGTTAAAACGAGG GTTGTCCATGACACCCTGAATCCTGTCTGGAATCAAACGTTTGACTTTCTGGTGGAGGATGCATTACACGACATGCTAATGGTAGAGCTCTGGGATCATGACACTTTTGGAAAG GATAAACTGGGGAGGGTCATAATGACACTGACAAGAGCGATATTGGAAGGGGAAATTCAGGACTGTTATCCACTGGAAGGAGCAAAATCAGGGCGGATTTATCTGAATCTCAAGTGGGCAGCTCAGCCACTATTCCGAGACAATTGA